The following DNA comes from Betaproteobacteria bacterium.
ACGGACGAAAAGGAAGAAAAGCTCTACCGCGAGCTGGCGCGCGACTATCCGATCCTGACCGCACCCACGCGGCTGGACAAGGTGGCACAGAACTTCGTCGATCACTTCCACCAGCGCTGGCGTGTGGTGGAGAACGGCGGAGGCAAGGCACTGATGGTCTGCCTGGACAAGATCACGTGCGTGAAGATGCACGATCTCATCGTGGCCAAGTGGAAGGACAAGGCCGCTGAGTTGGAGGCCTCTGTTGCCGCCGAGGAAGCTCTGTTCGCCGCCAAGGGCAAGGCGCCCAGTGGCCTGCTCAAGCAGCGCCGCGAGCATGTGGAGTGGATGAAGGCCACCGAGTGCTGCGTTGTCGTCTCTCAGGAGCAGGGAGAGGTGGCGGACTTCGCCAAGTGGAAGAATTTTCGCGACGAGCCCTGGACATCACGCCGCACCGCGAGAAGATGGTCAAGCGTGACCTCGAGAAGGAATTCAAGAAGGCCGACAACCCCTTCCGCATCGCCATCGTCTGCGCCATGTGGCTCACGGGCTTCGACGTGAAGTGCCTGGCCACCCTGTACCTGGACAAGCCGATGCGGGGCCACACCCTGATGCAGGCCATCGCCCGGGTGAACCGCGTTGGCGGTGGCAAGAAGCACGGCTTGATCATCGACTACAACGGCATGATCAAGAGCCTGCGCCGGGCACTGGCCACCTTCGCTCAAGGGGACCGCGCAGGCACCGGGAAGGGTGAAGGCGAGCAGGACACCGTCCGCGACGACACGGAAGCGCTGGCTGAGTACGCCAACAGCCTGAAGGCCGCGAGCGATTTCCTCACCGGCCTGGGCTATGACCTCGATGCGCTGATTGCTGCCAAGGGCTTCGACAAGCTGCAGCAGATCCTGGTGGCGGTGAACCTGCTATGCGACAGCGACGAACGGCGCAAGACCTATCAGGTCATCGTGGAGGACGTGCAAGCCCGGCATCGCGGGCTTTTCCCGCACCCCGGTCTGTTCGATTTCGATGCCCAGGAAAGTGCAGTCACGGCTATCTACAACAAGCTGCAGGATGCACGCGTTTCACCCGACGTCAGCAGCCTGCTGCAGGACCTGTACGACGTAGTGGACAGCGCGGTCAGCACCGAGACACCGATGGTGAAGGAGCCGACCGCCAAGTACGACCTGTCGAACATCGACTTCACCCGTCTGCGCGCCGAGTTCGACAAGACGCCGTTCAAGAACGTGGTCGCCATGAACTTGATGGAGAAGATCGAGGAGCGCCTGGCCGCGATGGTGAAGCGCAACCCGACCCGCGTCGACCTGTACGAGCGCTACCAAGAGATCGTGCAGGAGTACAACAAGGACAAGGACGCGGCCGAGATCCAGAAGGTGATGGATGACCTCTTCGCCTTCAACGATACCTGCAGCGACGAGGAGAAGCGCTACCTGCGCGAAGGCCTGGAAAACGAAGACGAACTGGCTGTATTGGATTTGCTGCAGAAGGATTCACTGACCAAGACTGAACGCGATGCAATCAAGAAGGTCGCGAGGGATCTATTGGGCAAGCTCTCGGATCAGCGGTTCGCTCTCGACCGGCTACGCACCATGGCGACGGTGCAGGCGCAGATGAAGGCCGAAATCATCAAGCACCTGTTCGCCAATCTTCCGTCTCCCGCCTATGACCCGGAGGAGATTAGCCTGAAGGCTGGTGCTGTGTTCGCGCATATTTACAGCGCGGGCCTGGGCAGCGGTGCGCCGCTGGTTCACTGATTCAATAACAGACCGGGCCGAACTGGCTGCGTTGCGCCGAAAACGCCCGCCCGATCGCCCTGCTCGAATCACACGGCGTCGAATGGCGTCTGCCGCAACTTGCCGTCGTTGTGACGCGAGAACCGGACCCCCCGACTTTCCACCACCGGGAAGGTGGCGCTGTTCCGCCGGCTGTTTCGCGGTCGCATGGATCGAGCAGATAGAAAGGCCGGAAGCCAAGGGAGAACAATGCGCCGCCCCACGGAACGGGCGGGGTCGTCTTGAGAGAGGGTCTGCATGGCACTCGTCCCGCGTGCTTCAGGGATGCCGCCAAGGTAATGCCGCCGGATCGTCCGGAGAATCCTTCCGAGGACCGGAACGCACGCCTACCTCCGCACGAGGCAGGCTAGTCACTTCGGCGTAGACCCCGGCCCTGGGGCCCCGGACCTCCGGCCGCGGGAAAGGGCTGGCGGATGCGCGCGGTCGCGACGGAGGTCCCGGGGGCAGATGACGCGAAGGTCCGCGCCAACGTGCGATCCGGCAGGCCGAAAGACAGAGGGCAGAGTCCGCTGCCCGGCGAGCCCGTTCCCTATCCACGTCCCGGGCAGCCGGCCCCGCCGGCGCTGCCCCTCGGGCTCAGGCGTGCTGCGCCACCCACCGATCCAGCGAACCGGCGTCCATGGCGCCGGACACCCGTGCGACCTCACGGCCACCCTTGAAGAGGATCAGGGTGGGGATGCTGCGGATGCCGTAGCGCTGGGCGATGGCGCTCTCGGCGTCGGTGTCGAGCTTGCCGAAGACCGCGCGTGCCGCATGGGACCGGGCCGAGCGTGCGAAGGCCGGTGCCATCATGCGGCAGGGGCCGCACCAAGATGCCCAGAAGTCCACGACCACGGGCAGGTCGTTGCGATCGATGGTCTTGTCGAAATTGCGGACATCCAGCGTCAGCGGTTCGCCGGTCAGCAGGGGACCATCGCACTTGCCGCCACTTGGGTGCATCGCCGGCGCGGTCTTCCGGCACCCGGTTGACGGAGAGGCAATGCGGACAGACGACGTGCATGGCGGGAATCCTGAAAGGGTCTACACCGGGAAAGATGGGGCGGGGCCAGGCGAACTCAATAGCCGGCGAAAGCTGTCCGGGACTCGCGGAGCGGGGTACAGCGGCGAGGCGTCGGCGGCGGGAGAGAGGGAAACGCAGGACAGCGCGGGAGAACCGGACCCCGTGGCAACGGACCGGCGGCCGGCGGCCTCGATCCGGGTCAGGCGGACAGCAGCGGGACGAGGCCGCCCTGGCGGTCCAGCGCGGACAGGTCGTCGAACCCGCCCACGTGGGTATCGCCGATGTAGATCTGCGGAACCGTGCGACGGCCCGTCCGTTCCATCATCACCACCCGCTGCTGCGGGTCGGTGTCGACGCGGATCTTGCGGATCTCGGTGACGCCCCTGGACTTGAGCAGCCGCTCGGCCGCGATGCAGTAGGGGCAGACGGCCGTGCAGTACATGGTGACGTCGGCCATGGCGCCTACTTCTCCGTGGGCATCCCGGCCTGTACCCAGGCGCCGATGCCGCCTTGCAGATTGAAGACTTCCTTGAAGCCGGAGTCCTTGAGAATCTTCGCGGCGCCCTGGGACCGGTTGCCGGAAGCGCACTGACCACGATGGGGCGGTCGCGGAACTGGTCGAGTTCGGAGAGACGCGCCTTGAGGTCGCCCAGCGGAATGTGGCGGGCGCTGGGAACATGGCCGGTGCCGAATTCGGTCTGGGTCCGCACGTCGAGCACGAGGGCATCGCGGCGGTTGATGAGGGTGACGGTCTCGGCGACCCCCACCTGCGGGATGCCCGACATCATCTTGGCGATGGTCGGAACCAGGATGCCCACGCCGCTCACCGCGGCAAGCACGAACAGCCACCAGTTGCTGCTGACGAAACTCACGAATCCTCTCCCTGTTGCAACCCGGCGGTCACGGCCGGCGCGTGGCGCCCCGCGGCCTTCCGCCAACCCGCGGCCAACGACGGATAACTTGTCTCCGCGCGCCTCCACCACCGGCGGGCGTCGTCTTCACGACCCTGGGCGGCCAGCAGCAGCGCATGACGGTAGACGACGTCGGGCAGCGGAAAACGACAACAACCTCCTCCGACAGCGCGAGCTTCTCGCTCATCCACTGCGGTCCGGAAATCGATGCCGCGATGCAGCCCCACGCCGGCGTAGGCCCCAGCAAGGAGAAACCACGCATCCGAGCGAGATGCGCCACCGCTTCCTGTGACGCTTTGCGCAGGGCGGGACACATCGTCGAACGACCGCAGGAACCGGTAATCGATGACCACGGTCGAGAGGGATCGCCGCACCGACTGCCAGGCTGCCCATCCGGACCCACCGCGCCGCGCGACCAAGGCCGAATTCTAGTCCGTGCCCCCTCTGCCGCTCCAAGCGCCACGGCGAACGGGCCGAGAAAATACGCGTACCACAGGGATATTCCACGAGGCTCTGCACCGCCAGAATGCCGGCGACGCCCAGCGCCCAGGCCCGTTCCGGCGTGGCCGGCCGCTTCGAGACGCGGATGAACCAGAACAGGAGGGCGGCAGCGGCGAGGACGAGCCCCGCCAGACCGTATTCCGCAGCGATCTGCAGCGGCAGGTCGTGCGCGTGGAGCGTCATGCTGGTGGGCCGCGGCACGGGCAATTGGGGCGCGATGGCCAGGAACCGCTCGGCGAAGTGGCCGTGCCCCTGGCCGAGCCAGGGGGAGTCCCGGAACATGAGCCAGGCGCCGCGCCAGATCTGGAACCGCTCTTCGCCATCGTGATGGACGGTTTCGAAACGGGCGATGCCGCTGTGGCTCTCCTCGCCGGCAGGCAGCAGACCGTTGCCCAGATCCAGCAGCGCAAAGAAGGCGGCCACGACCAGGACCGCCCGGCGGGCCTCCCTCGCCGGACCGGCATCGAGCCGGCGCCCGAGCCACCAGCAGCCGGCCACGCTCACCCCCGCCAGCAGCCAGGCGGAGCGGGAGCCGGTCACGGCCAGGCCGCAGGCCAGCATGGCGGCCAGCAGCCAGGCGAAGGGTTCGCGGATGCGCCCCCGGGCGCGCAGCAGCGCGAGGGCGGCCGTCCCCAGGGCCATCTGGGTCGCGAGATGGTTGGGCTGGCCCAGGTTGCCTCCGGGCCGGCCGTGCATCACGGGCAGGATCCATTGCGAATCCAGCCCGGGGTGCAGCCACTGGACAAGCGGCGATCGCGGCATTGGCCGCCGCCGGCCAGGAGCATGGCCCACGCGAACCACTCCACCGCCTGTCGCCGCCCCGGCATCGCAAGCTTACGAGGACCGCGAGGCTCGTCAGCAAGGCCATCCAGGCGAGATAGGCGAGAGCCAGACAGGCCATGGGACTGCTGGCCGTCATGCCGGCCGACCATTGGACGACAAGCAGGAATGCCCCGGCGGCGGGCAGCAGCAGCGCCGCGGGCAACGGCACCCTGCCGCGCCCGGGGCGGGAGAAGGCGGCTGCGGCGGCGACGAGACCCAACAGAGCGGCGATCCACTCCGCCTCGAACGAGGGGATGGGCTCCGTTCCCAGCGGGAGCAAAGGGGGGATGGACATCATCGCCGCGAGGGCGGCGACGGCAAGTCTCGTGCTTGGCGGTATGGCGCCGGAGGCGTGTTGCATGGTCTCGCACTGGAAACGGTCGGTTCACGGGCCCGCGGAGGCGTGCCTTTCCCCCGAGCCGACCCCCCGGCATCGGGCGACCGGATAGAATTCAACGGTTTCTGCCCGCCAGAACTTGAGTCAACGAACGTCAGAGGATTTCCGCATGAGCTACAAGATCGTGCTGCTGCGCCATGGCGAGAGCACTCCGGAACAACAAGGAAAACCGGTTCACCGGCTGGACGGACGTGGATCTGTCGGAACAGGGCGCGAAGAGGCCAGGCGAGGCCGGCCGGCTGCTGAAGTCGCTCGGCTACGAGTCTGACCTCGCCCACGTGTCGGTGCTGAAGCGCCATCCGGACACTCTGGCTCGCGCTGGACGAGATGGATCGCATGTGGCTGCCGGTGCAGCATTCCTGGCGGTTGAACGAGCGCCACTACGGCAGCCTGCAGGGACTCAACAAGGCGGAGATGGCTGCGCAGTTCGGCGAGGACCAGGTGCCGGTCTGGCGCCGCAGCTGACACCCCGCCGCCTCCGCTGGAACGGACCGATCCGCGTTTCGCGGGCAACGACACCCGCTACGCCGGGTTGTCCGGGGCCGAGCTGCCGCTCACCGAATGCCTGAAGGACACCGTGGCGCGCGTCGTGCCCTACGGAACAGGTGATCGCCCCCAGGTGCGTTCCGGCAAGCGGATCCTCATCGCCGCGCATGGCAATTCCATCCGGCGCTGGTGAAGTACCTGGATGGCGTTTCCGAGCAGGAGATCGTGGGGCTCAACATCCTGACCGCCATTCCCGGGTGTACGAACTCGACGAGTCACGCTGCGGCCGGTCGATCACTACACCTGGGCGACGCGGCGGCCATCGAGGCGAAGGTGAAGGCCGTCGCCGCGCAGGGCAAGCGCAAAGGGTTGAGGCAGGCCCCGGACCCGCGCGGCAGGGCCGCCCGTGCCCCTTCCCGCACGGCCTGCGGGGCCCCCTTCGCGCAGGCATGCGGGCGAGGCGGTCGCTGAAGTGGCGTGCCTGCGTCCTGGCGGCGGGGCGCGCCTCCTGGTCCGCCGCCCCCTGCGCCGCCCCCCCGAAGCAGGAACTCGACAAAGTCCGCAGCCGGCTGCAGACGCTGCAGACCGAGCTGCGTGCGGCGGAGGAAAGCCGCGCCGAGGCGGTGGACCAGCTCCGCGCTTCCGAGCGCGCCATCAGCGACACCAACCGCAAGCTTCGCGAACTGGGCCGCCAGCGCACGGACTCTCGCAGCGGCTCGCGCAGATCGAAGAGGAAAACCGTGCGCACCCAGGCCGAGATCGAGCGCCAGCAATCGGAGATCGGCCGGATGCTGCACAAGCAGTACATGAACGGCCGTGCGGAACCCATCCGGCTCGTGCTGGCGCAGCAGGATCCCAACCGCGTGGCGCGGGACCTCCACTATCTCAGCCTATGTCTCCCGCGCCCGCGGCGAGGCCGTGACCGGCCTGCGCCGCAACCTCGATCAGCTCGCCCAGCTCGCCGCGGACAACCAGTCCCGCAGCGAGGAACTGGGCCACGTGGTAAGACCCAGAGCGAGCAGAAGAAGGCGCTGGAATCGGAAGAGAAGGACCGGCGCAAGGCGCTCGCCTCCGTGTCGGCGAACTCGCCAAGCAGCGGAAGGAATACGCCACCCTCAAGAAGGACGAGGAAAGGCTGACCTAGCTCATCGAGAAGATCGCCAAGGCGCCTACGGTCAAGACCAAGCCGGGAGGCAAGAAGACCCTGGCGAACCGGGAGACCCCCACGCCGGACGCGGGAGGGCGGAGACTTTCCGTGCGCTGCGGCAGCTTCGACTTTCCCCGTGGCGGGCGAAGTGGCGAGCCGGTTCGGCAGCCCCAAGGAGATGGCGGCTTCTCGCGCAAGGGGGGTCTTCATCCGGGCGCGTCAGGGACAGGAGGTGAAGGCGATCGCCACGGGCCGCGTGGTGTTCGCCGACTGGCTGCGCGGGTTCGGGAACCTGCTCATCGTGGACCACGGCGGCGGCTACATGAGCCTCTACGGCAACAACGAGGCGCTGCGTCAGCCCGGAGACACGGTGCGCGCAGGTGACGTGGTCGCGTCGGTCGGCGCGAGCGGTGGCCAGGAAGAGTCGGGGCTATACTTCGAGATGAGGCATCAAGGCAAGCCGTTCGATCCGCTGC
Coding sequences within:
- a CDS encoding O-antigen ligase family protein; translated protein: MPRSPLVQWLHPGLDSQWILPVMHGRPGGNLGQPNHLATQMALGTAALALLRARGRIREPFAWLLAAMLACGLAVTGSRSAWLLAGVSVAGCWWLGRRLDAGPAREARRAVLVVAAFFALLDLGNGLLPAGEESHSGIARFETVHHDGEERFQIWRGAWLMFRDSPWLGQGHGHFAERFLAIAPQLPVPRPTSMTLHAHDLPLQIAAEYGLAGLVLAAAALLFWFIRVSKRPATPERAWALGVAGILAVQSLVEYPCGTRIFSARSPWRLERQRGHGLEFGLGRAARWVRMGSLAVGAAIPLDRGHRLPVPAVVRRCVPPCAKRHRKRWRISLGCVVSPCWGLRRRGAASRHRFPDRSG
- the grxC gene encoding glutaredoxin 3, which codes for MADVTMYCTAVCPYCIAAERLLKSRGVTEIRKIRVDTDPQQRVVMMERTGRRTVPQIYIGDTHVGGFDDLSALDRQGGLVPLLSA
- a CDS encoding peptidoglycan DD-metalloendopeptidase family protein; this translates as MAASRARGVFIRARQGQEVKAIATGRVVFADWLRGFGNLLIVDHGGGYMSLYGNNEALRQPGDTVRAGDVVASVGASGGQEESGLYFEMRHQGKPFDPLQWAPPH